The Thermobispora bispora DSM 43833 genome window below encodes:
- a CDS encoding ferredoxin gives MKITVDMSLCQDHGQCAIAAPAVFQMNEEGKLVYEANPDDSLREEVEQAADVCPVQAIFIED, from the coding sequence ATGAAGATCACCGTCGACATGTCCCTCTGCCAGGACCACGGCCAGTGCGCCATCGCCGCTCCGGCGGTCTTCCAGATGAACGAGGAGGGCAAGCTCGTCTACGAGGCCAACCCCGACGACTCCCTGCGCGAGGAGGTCGAGCAGGCGGCCGACGTCTGCCCCGTCCAGGCCATCTTCATCGAGGACTGA
- a CDS encoding FadR/GntR family transcriptional regulator gives MRAALISPLNARGRAEEVVERISRAILLGLLVDGEQLPTEAEFADQLGVSPMTLREALAILRQQGLVETLRGRNGGSFVRRPEDPPLAPLEERLRSTTVSELRDLADEQLAVSGTAARLAAERASAANVRRLLHLVEQLAAAKGVGARIRADSRFHLEVAMASQSERLTRLEVSLQAELTALLWLPLEPQPVLEDVVAEHHAIAVAIAEEDGERARNLAERHVERNLRRIVEMHLGVTGGLGREGSDVS, from the coding sequence ATGCGCGCGGCGCTGATCTCCCCGCTGAACGCCAGAGGACGGGCTGAGGAGGTCGTCGAGCGCATCAGCAGAGCCATCCTGCTCGGCCTGCTCGTCGACGGGGAACAGCTCCCCACGGAGGCGGAGTTCGCCGACCAGCTCGGCGTCTCCCCCATGACGCTCCGGGAGGCGCTGGCGATCCTGCGGCAGCAAGGGCTGGTGGAGACCCTCCGCGGCCGCAACGGCGGCTCCTTCGTCCGGCGACCCGAGGACCCTCCGCTCGCTCCCCTGGAGGAGCGGCTGCGCTCCACCACGGTCTCCGAGCTCCGCGACCTGGCCGACGAGCAGCTCGCCGTGTCGGGCACCGCCGCCCGGCTCGCCGCCGAGCGCGCCTCGGCCGCCAACGTGCGGCGCCTGCTCCACCTGGTCGAGCAGCTCGCCGCCGCGAAAGGCGTCGGAGCCCGGATCAGGGCGGACAGCCGCTTCCACCTCGAAGTCGCGATGGCGTCCCAATCCGAGCGCCTCACCCGGCTGGAGGTGTCGCTCCAGGCCGAGCTCACGGCGCTCCTCTGGCTCCCCCTCGAGCCCCAGCCCGTGCTGGAGGACGTCGTCGCCGAGCATCACGCGATCGCGGTGGCCATCGCCGAAGAGGACGGCGAGCGGGCGAGAAATCTGGCCGAGCGCCACGTCGAGCGCAACCTGCGGCGGATTGTGGAGATGCATCTGGGGGTTACGGGGGGATTAGGTAGGGAGGGATCTGATGTGTCCTGA
- a CDS encoding lysophospholipid acyltransferase family protein, with amino-acid sequence MLYRAAKLVALPAMRMLWRPSIEGRAHVPEQGPAILASNHLSAIDSFILPALLPRPVRFVAKNEYFTGNPLVALWMRSFGTVAVDRENVSAARSVLEAAVDVLKAGELFGIYPEGTRSPDGRLYRGKIGVAWLALTTGAPVIPVAMLNTDRALPPGSRVPRPVRVGVRIGPPMTFTGDPGSARDRRSVTDEVMAAIQRLSGQEYVPRYAASVKAASR; translated from the coding sequence ATGCTGTACCGCGCCGCCAAGCTGGTCGCCCTGCCCGCCATGCGCATGCTGTGGCGGCCGTCCATCGAGGGGCGCGCCCACGTGCCGGAGCAGGGGCCGGCGATCCTCGCCTCCAACCACCTCTCCGCGATCGACTCGTTCATCCTCCCCGCCCTGCTCCCCCGCCCGGTCCGCTTCGTCGCCAAGAACGAGTACTTCACCGGCAACCCTCTGGTCGCGCTGTGGATGCGCAGCTTCGGGACCGTGGCCGTCGACCGGGAGAACGTGTCGGCCGCCCGCTCCGTGCTCGAGGCGGCCGTGGACGTGCTCAAGGCGGGTGAGCTGTTCGGGATCTACCCCGAGGGCACCCGCTCCCCCGACGGCCGGCTCTACCGCGGCAAGATCGGGGTGGCCTGGCTGGCGCTCACCACCGGGGCGCCGGTGATCCCCGTGGCGATGCTCAACACCGACCGGGCGCTCCCACCCGGGAGCCGGGTGCCCCGGCCGGTCCGGGTCGGCGTGCGCATCGGCCCTCCGATGACCTTCACCGGCGACCCGGGCTCGGCCCGCGACCGCAGGTCGGTCACCGACGAGGTCATGGCGGCGATCCAGCGCCTGTCCGGCCAGGAGTACGTGCCCAGGTACGCGGCGAGCGTGAAGGCCGCCTCCCGGTGA
- a CDS encoding GlsB/YeaQ/YmgE family stress response membrane protein, giving the protein MEITGIISAIIVGIVIGALGRLVLPGKQRISIWLTMLIGIIAALLGTAIAGALGVADTRGIDWIELAIQVALAAGGVALVTRASGRGK; this is encoded by the coding sequence ATGGAGATCACCGGGATCATCTCCGCGATCATCGTCGGCATCGTGATCGGCGCGCTCGGCCGGTTAGTCCTGCCGGGCAAGCAGCGCATCTCGATCTGGCTGACCATGCTGATCGGCATCATCGCCGCGCTGCTCGGCACGGCGATCGCCGGGGCGCTCGGCGTCGCGGACACCCGGGGCATCGACTGGATCGAGCTCGCGATCCAGGTCGCGCTGGCGGCGGGCGGGGTGGCGCTGGTCACCCGCGCCTCCGGACGCGGGAAGTAG
- a CDS encoding NAD(P)/FAD-dependent oxidoreductase has translation MTAHIAVVGASLAGLRTAEQLRAAGHTGPITIIGDERYAPYNRPPLSKELLSEPGDLGPQELHAKVAFRRRASLADADFRLGLPVVEADLDRGRLTLEDGSAISFDGLVAATGLRPRRLAVPGPVAGRHVLRTLDDCVGLRGELREGAKVVVVGAGFIGCEAAATALRLGCRVTVVEPTGAPMNRVLGTELAEAVQRYHEAAGIEFVTRRGVTGFTGGDRVTGVELDDGGVLEADVVIEAIGSLPNVEWLAGNGALDLRDGILCDNRLSAAERVVAVGDVARFPNPLFDEVPRRVEHWSIAGDTAKRAAATLVAELGGREPDPTPFTPIPSFWSDQLDLRFQSFGLPALGDEARLEEGDYDKLTDGLLVRYFRRSVHVGTIAINLPPTRYREFREAFTTPA, from the coding sequence ATGACCGCGCACATCGCCGTCGTCGGGGCCTCGCTCGCCGGTCTGCGGACCGCCGAGCAGCTCCGTGCCGCCGGGCACACCGGTCCGATCACCATCATCGGCGACGAACGCTACGCGCCGTACAACCGGCCGCCGCTGTCGAAGGAGCTGCTGTCCGAGCCGGGCGACCTGGGGCCGCAGGAGCTGCACGCCAAGGTTGCCTTCCGCCGCCGCGCCTCGCTGGCCGACGCCGACTTCCGGCTCGGTCTGCCCGTGGTCGAGGCGGACCTCGACCGGGGCCGGCTCACCCTGGAGGACGGCTCGGCAATCTCCTTCGACGGGCTGGTCGCCGCCACCGGGCTGCGGCCGCGCCGGCTCGCCGTGCCCGGGCCGGTGGCCGGCCGCCACGTCCTCCGCACTCTCGATGACTGCGTGGGGCTGCGCGGGGAGCTGCGCGAGGGCGCCAAGGTGGTGGTGGTCGGCGCGGGCTTCATCGGCTGCGAGGCGGCCGCGACCGCGCTGCGGCTGGGATGCCGGGTCACGGTCGTGGAGCCCACCGGCGCGCCGATGAACCGCGTGCTCGGCACCGAGCTCGCCGAGGCGGTGCAGCGGTACCACGAGGCGGCGGGGATCGAGTTCGTCACCCGCCGCGGCGTGACCGGCTTCACCGGCGGTGACCGCGTCACCGGCGTGGAGCTCGACGACGGCGGTGTGCTCGAGGCCGACGTGGTCATCGAGGCCATCGGCTCGCTGCCGAACGTGGAGTGGCTCGCGGGCAACGGCGCCCTCGACCTCCGCGACGGCATCCTCTGCGACAACCGGCTCTCGGCCGCGGAACGCGTCGTCGCCGTCGGCGACGTGGCCCGCTTCCCGAACCCGCTGTTCGACGAGGTCCCCCGGCGCGTCGAGCACTGGTCCATCGCGGGCGACACCGCCAAGCGCGCGGCCGCGACGCTCGTGGCGGAGCTCGGCGGCCGGGAGCCGGACCCCACCCCGTTCACGCCGATCCCCTCGTTCTGGAGCGACCAGCTCGACCTGCGCTTCCAGAGCTTCGGGCTCCCCGCCCTCGGCGACGAGGCGCGCCTCGAAGAGGGCGATTACGACAAGCTGACGGACGGCCTGCTCGTCCGTTATTTCCGGCGGTCCGTGCACGTCGGCACGATCGCCATCAACCTTCCCCCCACTCGCTATCGCGAATTCCGCGAAGCCTTCACCACCCCTGCCTGA
- a CDS encoding penicillin-binding transpeptidase domain-containing protein — protein sequence MPRGRTVAIVSAVAVVAAAGIGGGAYYVLHTRGSPLETAQRFTAAWARGDHAAMKAELAAPAPGFDAAYAQLTENLGVTNVSISGLRVSEPADGKATATYTATAKLKGIGEWTYQGRLALTVKDRHWKVDWSPSAVHPALDGATKLRIKVTWPPRAAITDANGRRIDGGDVGGSVQQLVGYLDKATAKDVKRLGPPYRVRDLVGRAGLQATFERRLAGTPTIEIQAVGSSTETLHRFEGTPGEELRTTLDLRVQRAAADAVRNVEEPAALVAVRPSTGEILAVANNRGGFNRALEGRYPPGSTFKAITAAGLLGTGLTPSSRVTCPKTVIVGGLRIRNSDYESFGSVSLREAFAHSCNTTFAPLAASRLGAKKLHELAGSFGFNQPLNIGVPAVSGSMPRAESDAELAAESFGQARITASPLVMASVAAAVADGTWRPPTLVRSLKQKATPKKLPDEVVAHLRAMMRAVVTEGTARGAGLPSGTAGKTGSAEFGTGPELGMHAWFIGYRGDLAFAVVVEGGGMGGKVAAPIAARFLKALG from the coding sequence GTGCCACGAGGACGCACGGTCGCGATCGTTTCAGCCGTCGCCGTCGTGGCGGCGGCGGGGATAGGCGGCGGCGCCTACTACGTGCTGCACACCCGGGGATCCCCGCTGGAGACCGCGCAACGGTTCACCGCCGCATGGGCGCGCGGCGATCACGCGGCGATGAAGGCCGAGCTCGCCGCGCCCGCGCCCGGCTTCGACGCCGCCTACGCCCAGCTCACCGAGAACCTCGGCGTCACAAATGTCTCCATCTCCGGCCTGCGGGTGAGCGAGCCCGCCGACGGCAAGGCCACCGCCACCTACACCGCCACCGCGAAGCTCAAGGGCATCGGCGAGTGGACCTACCAGGGCCGGCTCGCGCTCACCGTCAAGGACCGGCACTGGAAGGTCGACTGGTCCCCGTCCGCCGTCCACCCCGCGCTCGACGGCGCCACCAAGCTGCGGATCAAGGTCACCTGGCCCCCAAGGGCGGCGATCACCGACGCGAACGGGCGGCGGATCGACGGCGGTGACGTCGGCGGATCCGTTCAGCAGCTCGTCGGCTACCTCGACAAGGCGACCGCCAAGGACGTGAAGCGGCTCGGCCCGCCGTACCGGGTGCGCGACCTGGTGGGCCGGGCCGGGCTCCAGGCGACCTTCGAACGGCGGCTCGCGGGCACCCCCACCATCGAGATCCAGGCGGTCGGCTCCTCGACGGAGACCCTGCACCGGTTCGAAGGGACGCCCGGCGAGGAGCTGCGGACCACGCTCGACCTCCGCGTGCAACGGGCGGCGGCCGACGCGGTGCGGAACGTCGAGGAGCCGGCCGCGCTGGTCGCGGTCCGCCCCTCGACCGGGGAGATCCTCGCGGTCGCCAACAACCGCGGGGGGTTCAACCGGGCGCTGGAGGGCCGCTACCCGCCCGGGTCGACGTTCAAGGCGATCACCGCGGCCGGGCTGCTCGGCACGGGCCTCACCCCGTCCTCGCGGGTCACCTGCCCCAAGACGGTCATCGTCGGCGGCCTGCGGATCCGCAACTCCGATTACGAGTCGTTCGGCTCGGTCAGCCTCCGTGAGGCGTTCGCGCACTCGTGCAACACCACGTTCGCCCCGCTCGCCGCCTCCCGGCTCGGTGCGAAGAAGCTGCACGAGCTCGCCGGCTCGTTCGGGTTCAACCAGCCGCTGAACATCGGGGTGCCCGCGGTCTCCGGGAGCATGCCCAGGGCGGAGAGCGACGCCGAGCTCGCCGCCGAGTCGTTCGGGCAGGCGCGCATCACCGCGAGCCCGCTCGTGATGGCGTCGGTCGCCGCCGCCGTGGCCGATGGCACGTGGCGGCCGCCCACCCTGGTGCGGTCCCTGAAGCAGAAGGCGACCCCCAAGAAGCTGCCGGACGAGGTGGTCGCGCACTTGCGGGCGATGATGCGGGCCGTGGTCACCGAGGGCACCGCTCGCGGGGCCGGGCTCCCCTCCGGTACGGCGGGCAAGACCGGGTCGGCCGAGTTCGGCACCGGCCCCGAGCTCGGCATGCACGCCTGGTTCATCGGCTACCGGGGCGATCTCGCCTTCGCCGTGGTCGTCGAAGGCGGCGGCATGGGCGGCAAGGTCGCCGCCCCGATCGCCGCCAGGTTCCTCAAGGCCCTCGGCTAG
- a CDS encoding tyrosine-type recombinase/integrase → MNVPAVPERNTPARPLRDPYQAYLDSLQSPESRRTMKGCLDRIARLITGDPRATGAGQPWERLRYEHTVRLRSLMREQGWSPAHVNKHLVALRRVLKEAWRLGLMSGEDYQRATDLPPYRHTRLPAGRHVEPEMLAAALRVCDADESPAGRRDGALLALLYSTGCRRAEVAALTLADFDPWDRSLRVRGKGDKERFVYLTVAAAERLDRWLAVRGRADGPLFCPINKAGRLRLAHMTGQAIADIVTRRLTAAGAAKRTPHDFRRTFIGELLDAGVDLATAQALVGHASPATTARYDRRPERRRRDAVDRLTIPGPRR, encoded by the coding sequence ATGAACGTCCCCGCCGTACCTGAGCGGAACACCCCGGCCCGGCCGCTCCGCGATCCGTACCAGGCCTATCTCGACAGCCTGCAGAGCCCCGAGTCCCGGCGCACCATGAAGGGCTGCCTCGACCGGATCGCCCGCCTCATCACCGGTGACCCCCGCGCGACCGGCGCGGGCCAGCCGTGGGAGCGGCTGCGGTACGAGCACACGGTACGGCTGCGCTCCCTCATGCGCGAGCAGGGATGGTCGCCGGCCCACGTGAACAAGCACCTCGTGGCCCTGCGGCGCGTGCTCAAGGAGGCCTGGCGGCTCGGCCTGATGTCCGGTGAGGACTACCAGCGGGCCACCGACCTGCCGCCCTACCGCCACACCCGGCTCCCGGCCGGGCGGCACGTCGAGCCGGAGATGCTCGCGGCCGCGCTCCGCGTGTGCGACGCCGACGAGTCCCCGGCCGGCCGGCGGGACGGCGCGCTGCTCGCCCTGCTCTACTCGACCGGCTGCCGGAGGGCGGAGGTCGCCGCCCTCACCCTCGCCGACTTCGACCCGTGGGACAGATCGCTCCGGGTTCGCGGCAAGGGCGACAAGGAGCGCTTCGTGTACCTCACCGTGGCCGCCGCCGAACGCCTCGACCGGTGGCTGGCCGTACGCGGGCGCGCGGACGGGCCGCTGTTCTGCCCCATCAACAAGGCGGGGCGGCTGCGGCTCGCCCACATGACCGGGCAGGCGATCGCCGACATCGTCACCCGCCGCCTCACCGCGGCCGGCGCGGCGAAGCGGACCCCGCACGACTTCCGGCGCACGTTCATCGGCGAGCTCCTCGACGCCGGGGTCGACCTCGCGACCGCCCAGGCCCTCGTCGGCCACGCCTCACCCGCCACCACCGCGCGGTACGACCGGCGGCCGGAGCGGCGCCGCCGGGACGCCGTCGACCGGCTCACCATCCCCGGCCCCCGGCGCTGA
- a CDS encoding cytochrome P450: MTGTTLDTTVPYLNIADPSFSITSDVVHEARERSWYARTNYGIAVLRYDEVSKLLKHPKVRQGSIAWPAHNGITEGPFVDWWNSWILNKEGEEHHRLRRLMNPAFSPKLIARMVPRFQALATELIDNFAEPDRCEFVSEFAEPYAARVIAILLGLPESEWPIIARESATLGLAMGVTFRQELPKIEQALFTLYDYVDELIADRRRNERDDFVTRLVQASRDTDKLSEQELRDGLVLLIFGGFDTTRNQLGLAMQTFTRHPDQWRLLAERPELGRNAVEEVMRVNPTVRWVTREAVEDFTFQDLEIKAGTTIHLFNESAGTDPRVFGEPSFDITAQRPPHFGFGGGAHHCLGHFVARTDMSEALPLLAKRLRDPRILEGAEWLPDSGNTGPVRLPIGFTPGS, from the coding sequence ATGACGGGCACGACCCTGGACACCACCGTCCCCTACCTGAACATCGCCGACCCGAGCTTCTCGATCACCTCGGACGTCGTCCACGAGGCCCGAGAGCGCAGCTGGTACGCACGGACCAACTACGGCATCGCCGTACTGCGCTACGACGAGGTCAGCAAGCTGCTCAAGCACCCGAAGGTCCGCCAGGGGAGCATCGCCTGGCCCGCCCACAACGGCATCACCGAGGGCCCGTTCGTCGACTGGTGGAACAGCTGGATCCTCAACAAGGAGGGGGAGGAGCACCACCGGCTCCGCCGGCTGATGAACCCGGCGTTCTCCCCCAAGCTGATCGCCCGCATGGTGCCGCGCTTCCAGGCCCTCGCCACCGAGCTCATCGACAACTTCGCCGAGCCGGACCGCTGCGAGTTCGTCTCCGAGTTCGCCGAGCCGTACGCGGCCCGGGTCATCGCCATCCTGCTCGGCCTGCCCGAGTCCGAGTGGCCCATCATCGCCCGGGAGTCGGCCACCCTCGGCCTCGCCATGGGCGTGACCTTCCGCCAGGAGCTGCCCAAGATCGAGCAGGCGCTGTTCACGCTCTACGACTACGTCGACGAGCTGATCGCCGACCGCCGCCGCAACGAGCGCGACGACTTCGTCACCCGCCTCGTCCAGGCCAGCCGGGACACCGACAAGCTCAGCGAGCAGGAGCTGCGCGACGGGCTGGTGCTGCTGATCTTCGGCGGCTTCGACACCACCCGCAACCAGCTCGGCCTGGCCATGCAGACCTTCACCCGGCATCCGGACCAGTGGCGGCTGCTCGCCGAGCGGCCCGAGCTCGGCCGGAACGCGGTCGAGGAGGTCATGCGGGTCAACCCGACCGTCCGCTGGGTCACCCGCGAGGCCGTGGAGGACTTCACCTTCCAGGACCTGGAGATCAAGGCCGGCACCACGATCCACCTGTTCAACGAGTCGGCCGGCACCGACCCGCGGGTGTTCGGCGAGCCGTCGTTCGACATCACCGCCCAGCGCCCGCCCCACTTCGGCTTCGGCGGCGGGGCGCACCACTGCCTCGGGCACTTCGTGGCCCGCACCGACATGTCCGAGGCGCTGCCGCTGCTCGCCAAGCGCCTCCGCGACCCGCGCATCCTCGAGGGCGCCGAGTGGCTGCCCGACTCGGGCAACACCGGCCCCGTCCGGCTGCCCATCGGCTTCACCCCGGGATCCTGA
- a CDS encoding APC family permease codes for MTTSADAVSSKTAQDSDAAQLASLGYTSEFKRDMSIWANFSLGFTYLSPVVAVYTMFAYGLATAGPPMIWSLVIAGVGQLLVALVFSEVVAQYPVAGGVYPWARRLWGRKYAWLTGWIYMWALFVTIASVASGAGPYIASLFGFEATVDTVILCSLGILVLATFINYLGTKALAQAAIIGFAAELTGAIVVGIWLIATERHHNLGILFDSFGAGDGTNYLWAFAAAALVGIYNYYGFEACGDVAEEVRDPGRTIPKAMRRTIYVGGAAATFVAVALALAVADIPAVISGEDPDPVSRVLEQAFGTFGSKAVLVIVLISFLSCTISLQAAAGRLAYSYARDDMIVGSRLLRKFSQSRHVPPYAVLLAGLVPGAVILLSKFSEDALTKIVSFASLGIYLGFFMVVVAAFRARLLGWRPSGKYRLGAWGMPVNIAAMLYQIVAMVTLAWPRTPEAPWYDNYIVLLSGAVVVGGGLLYMALHRTYGRSEAPYGDAIPKRDDPARERVGTA; via the coding sequence GTGACCACCTCCGCAGACGCCGTATCCAGCAAAACCGCGCAGGACAGCGATGCGGCACAGCTCGCATCACTCGGGTACACCTCGGAGTTCAAGCGGGACATGAGCATCTGGGCGAATTTCTCGCTCGGATTCACCTACTTGTCTCCCGTGGTGGCCGTTTACACCATGTTCGCCTACGGCCTGGCCACCGCCGGCCCGCCGATGATCTGGTCCCTGGTGATCGCGGGCGTGGGCCAGCTGCTGGTCGCGCTGGTCTTCAGCGAGGTCGTCGCGCAGTATCCGGTCGCGGGCGGGGTCTACCCGTGGGCCCGCCGCCTCTGGGGCCGCAAGTACGCCTGGCTGACCGGCTGGATCTACATGTGGGCGCTCTTCGTGACCATCGCCAGCGTGGCCTCCGGCGCGGGCCCGTACATCGCCTCGCTGTTCGGCTTCGAGGCCACGGTGGACACGGTCATCCTCTGCTCCCTGGGCATCCTGGTGCTGGCCACATTCATCAACTACCTGGGCACCAAGGCCCTGGCACAGGCCGCGATCATCGGCTTCGCCGCCGAGCTCACCGGCGCCATCGTGGTCGGCATCTGGCTGATCGCCACGGAGCGCCACCACAACCTGGGGATCCTCTTCGACAGCTTCGGCGCGGGCGACGGCACCAACTACCTGTGGGCGTTCGCCGCCGCGGCCCTGGTCGGCATCTACAACTACTACGGCTTCGAGGCCTGCGGTGACGTGGCCGAGGAGGTGCGCGACCCGGGCCGGACCATCCCCAAGGCCATGCGCCGCACCATCTACGTGGGCGGCGCCGCGGCCACCTTCGTCGCGGTGGCGCTCGCGCTCGCGGTCGCCGACATCCCGGCGGTCATCTCCGGGGAGGACCCCGACCCCGTCTCCAGGGTGCTCGAGCAGGCCTTCGGCACGTTCGGGTCCAAGGCCGTCCTGGTGATCGTCCTGATCTCGTTCCTGTCCTGCACGATCAGCCTGCAGGCGGCGGCCGGCCGGCTCGCGTACAGCTACGCCCGGGACGACATGATCGTGGGCAGCCGCCTGCTGCGGAAGTTCTCGCAGTCGCGGCACGTCCCCCCGTACGCCGTGCTGCTCGCGGGCCTCGTGCCCGGCGCCGTGATCCTGCTGTCGAAGTTCTCCGAGGACGCGCTCACCAAGATCGTCAGCTTCGCCTCGCTCGGCATCTACCTCGGCTTCTTCATGGTCGTGGTCGCCGCGTTCCGGGCCCGGCTGCTCGGCTGGCGGCCGAGCGGCAAGTACCGCCTCGGCGCGTGGGGCATGCCGGTGAACATCGCCGCCATGCTCTACCAGATCGTCGCGATGGTCACCCTGGCCTGGCCGCGCACGCCGGAGGCCCCCTGGTACGACAACTACATCGTGCTGCTCTCCGGGGCGGTGGTCGTCGGCGGCGGCCTGCTGTACATGGCACTGCATCGAACGTACGGGCGCAGCGAGGCCCCGTACGGCGACGCGATTCCCAAGCGGGATGACCCGGCGAGGGAACGGGTCGGCACCGCCTGA
- a CDS encoding PDC sensor domain-containing protein, which yields MCPDNATAVGGAARARDELEILLERVRAPLREVFGRLEVVASEVIALRRAALAERGVFTVADLARIKPTVIEQATAQPAADGFGFLVAAGVLPDRDRHIEWWQRTGTGFAPLRLNLDPSSVDVYEYFEMEWFVAGRDHGRRAVFGPYVDYFGADRYVFTVTYPAIDETFLGVAGADLQVSRFEPLLLNALRGATHDAVLIGSEGRVIAANTSRWLVGSRLRKVPRTAEGEFIAVGEVGLDSDWVLALAADA from the coding sequence ATGTGTCCTGATAACGCCACGGCGGTAGGTGGAGCGGCGCGGGCCCGTGACGAGCTGGAAATCCTGCTCGAGCGGGTACGGGCGCCGCTCAGGGAGGTGTTCGGCCGTCTGGAGGTGGTGGCGTCCGAGGTCATCGCCCTGCGGCGCGCGGCGCTGGCCGAACGCGGGGTGTTCACGGTGGCCGATCTGGCCCGCATCAAACCGACGGTGATCGAGCAGGCCACCGCCCAGCCGGCCGCGGACGGGTTCGGCTTCCTGGTGGCGGCGGGCGTGCTGCCGGACCGCGACCGGCACATCGAGTGGTGGCAGCGCACCGGCACGGGGTTCGCGCCGCTCCGGCTCAACCTCGACCCGTCGAGCGTCGACGTGTACGAGTACTTCGAGATGGAGTGGTTCGTCGCCGGGCGGGACCACGGCCGGCGAGCCGTCTTCGGACCGTACGTGGACTACTTCGGCGCCGACCGGTACGTCTTCACGGTGACCTACCCGGCGATCGATGAGACCTTCCTCGGCGTGGCCGGGGCCGACCTGCAGGTGAGCCGGTTCGAGCCCCTCCTGCTGAACGCCTTAAGAGGCGCCACCCACGATGCGGTGCTGATCGGATCCGAAGGGCGGGTCATCGCGGCGAACACCTCCCGCTGGCTGGTCGGGTCCCGGCTGCGGAAGGTTCCCCGGACGGCCGAGGGCGAGTTCATCGCGGTGGGCGAGGTCGGCCTCGACAGCGACTGGGTGCTGGCGCTCGCCGCCGACGCCTGA
- a CDS encoding Rv2578c family radical SAM protein produces MRWENLRVSDDGAGGDAIPLLPRGAVAQTFDTPGFRGITFYEIHARSIINRVPAGSRVPFEWTINPYRGCSHACVYCFARKTHEYLDLNAGPDFDSKIIVKVNAAELLRKELAAPSWSGGHIAMGTNVDCYQRAEGRYRLMRGILTALRDAANPFSILTKGSLILRDLDLLTQAAEVTRVSANVSVGFTGDDDLWRAVEPGTPSPRTRLEVCATLNAHGIPSGVLMAPILPYLTDSPRRLRETVRRIAETGATSVTPLVLHLRPGAREWFMTWLSREHPGLVPRYRELYGRGAYAPKAYQQRIVQRVAELAEEYGIGRSTPRAARRIPPPPPGPAAVPRATEPEQLSLL; encoded by the coding sequence ATGCGCTGGGAGAACCTCCGCGTGTCGGATGATGGGGCGGGCGGCGACGCCATTCCGCTGCTGCCGCGCGGCGCCGTGGCCCAGACCTTCGACACACCGGGGTTCCGGGGCATCACGTTCTACGAGATCCACGCACGCTCGATCATCAACCGCGTCCCCGCCGGCAGCCGGGTCCCGTTCGAGTGGACCATCAACCCCTACCGCGGGTGCAGCCACGCCTGTGTTTACTGCTTCGCCCGGAAGACCCACGAGTACCTGGATCTGAACGCCGGGCCGGACTTCGACTCGAAGATCATCGTCAAGGTGAACGCGGCCGAGCTGCTCCGCAAGGAGCTCGCCGCGCCGTCCTGGAGCGGCGGGCACATCGCCATGGGCACCAACGTCGACTGCTATCAGCGGGCGGAGGGCCGCTACCGGCTGATGCGCGGCATCCTGACCGCGCTCCGCGACGCGGCGAACCCGTTCTCCATCCTGACCAAGGGCTCGCTCATCCTCCGCGACCTCGACCTGCTGACCCAGGCCGCCGAGGTGACTCGGGTGAGCGCGAACGTGTCGGTCGGGTTCACCGGCGACGACGACCTGTGGCGCGCGGTCGAGCCGGGAACGCCCAGCCCGCGCACCCGGCTGGAGGTGTGCGCCACGCTCAACGCGCACGGCATCCCGTCCGGCGTGCTGATGGCCCCGATCCTCCCGTACCTGACCGACTCACCGCGGCGGCTCCGGGAGACCGTCCGGCGGATCGCGGAGACCGGGGCCACCTCCGTGACGCCGCTCGTGCTGCACCTCAGGCCCGGCGCCCGCGAGTGGTTCATGACCTGGCTGTCCCGGGAGCACCCGGGGCTCGTCCCCCGCTACCGCGAGCTGTACGGCCGGGGCGCCTACGCCCCCAAGGCGTACCAGCAGCGGATCGTCCAGCGGGTGGCCGAGCTCGCCGAGGAGTACGGCATCGGCCGGTCCACCCCGCGCGCCGCCCGGCGCATCCCGCCGCCGCCACCGGGCCCGGCGGCCGTGCCCCGTGCGACCGAGCCGGAACAGCTCTCCCTGCTCTGA
- a CDS encoding DUF3040 domain-containing protein, which translates to MAWSQDDERILAMIERHLTDEDPEFAARLESFSERVARGRRRRRWWAVRGGPRRSTVIIAVSWLLIAVLLAALLITAFHVEAAALSG; encoded by the coding sequence ATGGCCTGGTCGCAGGATGACGAGCGAATCCTCGCGATGATCGAGCGGCACCTCACCGACGAGGACCCCGAGTTCGCCGCCAGGCTCGAGTCGTTCAGCGAGCGCGTGGCGCGCGGGCGGCGCCGGCGCCGTTGGTGGGCCGTCCGCGGCGGCCCGCGCAGATCCACCGTGATCATCGCGGTGAGCTGGCTGCTGATCGCGGTATTGCTCGCCGCGCTGCTGATCACGGCGTTCCACGTCGAGGCCGCCGCGCTCTCGGGGTGA